A single genomic interval of Armigeres subalbatus isolate Guangzhou_Male chromosome 1, GZ_Asu_2, whole genome shotgun sequence harbors:
- the LOC134206536 gene encoding uncharacterized protein LOC134206536 → MERIMQAHRVLSNGQKCSNAERNIFQATFALKDRIANLRHHRRAGKLISFDLENAFDRVRHSFLFETMRSLGFNGELISLLSHIASRSTSRLLINGHLSRSFEIARSVRQGDPLSMHLFVLYLHPLVCRLERVCGDDLLVAYADDISVVVTSSWQIEAMNEIFRRFGLAAGAKLNLRKTVAVNVGTQKLVPSGYKQQTLVITLNWDALAGKFSQQMWLQSLRRLNLHQRVIMLNTFGTSKLWYLSSVLPPLGVHTAKITATMGTFLWRGMLARVPIMQLVRKKENGGLNLHVLALKSRSLATNRHLQEIESIPYYKSLLFHAIPRPAISIDNPDLKSILSNLSQTPNHIQQNPSADLIHRHFVQQTELPKVERNSPALDRPRAWRNIGMKELSSSQRSQLYLLVNGKTEHRKLLHVMQRVADESCQHCDIQATETLQHKFCSCSRVGPAWTVLQQRLAGYTNGWRRLSFEDLARPVLPGIGRAARV, encoded by the exons ATGGAACGAATTATGCAGGCCCACCGCGTCCTAAGCAACGGACAGAAATGTTCAAACGCAGAGCGAAACATCTTCCAGGCCACTTTCGCTCTGAAAGATCGAATCGCCAATCTCCGTCACCACCGTCGGGCCGGTAAGCTCATCAGCTTCGATCTGGAGAACGCCTTCGATCGGGTGCGGCACTCGTTCCTCTTCGAAACCATGCGGTCGCTCGGGTTCAACGGGGAACTCATCTCTCTTCTCTCGCATATAGCCAGTCGGTCCACATCCCGGCTGCTCATCAATGGGCACCTCTCTCGATCGTTCGAGATCGCACGGTCGGTGCGGCAAGGCGACCCTCTGTCCATGCACCTGTTCGTGCTTTATCTTCACCCACTTGTGTGTAGGCTTGAGCGAGTATGTGGGGATGATCTGCTCGTTGCCTACGCCGACGACATCAGCGTGGTGGTGACGTCATCGTGGCAAATAGAAgcgatgaatgaaatatttcgtCGCTTTGGGCTTGCCGCCGGCGCAAAATTGAATTTGCGAAAAACGGTTGCAGTGAATGTTGGTACCCAGAAATTGGTACCCAGTGGCTACAAACAGCAAAC GCTGGTGATCACACTCAACTGGGATGCGCTGGCGGGCAAGTTCTCACAGCAAATGTGGCTGCAGTCCTTGCGCAGGCTGAATCTGCACCAGCGGGTGATAATGCTAAATACATTCGGTACGTCGAAGCTGTGGTACCTTTCATCTGTGCTGCCTCCGCTTGGTGTTCACACGGCGAAAATCACAGCTACGATGGGGACGTTTCTGTGGAGAGGAATGCTCGCGCGCGTTCCGATTATGCAGCTAGTTCGGAAGAAAGAAAACGGTGGCTTGAATTTGCACGTGTTGGCGCTGAAAAGTCGCAGCCTGGCTACCAATCGACATCTGCAAGAGATCGAATCCATTCCCTACTATAAATCCCTTCTTTTCCACGCAATTCCTCGCCCCGCAATTTCAATAGACAATCCTGACCTAAAATCAATCCTATCAAACTTGTCCCAAACTCCCAACCATATCCAACAAAACCCCTCCGCCGATCTGATCCACCGGCACTTCGTCCAGCAAACCGAACTGCCAAAGGTGGAACGAAACAGTCCAGCGCTTGACAGGCCACGCGCGTGGCGAAATATTGGGATGAAAGAGCTTTCCTCATCGCAGCGATCCCAACTTTACCTGCTGGTGAATGGGAAAACAGAGCATCGGAAGCTTCTGCACGTGATGCAACGTGTGGCAGACGAGAGCTGTCAACACTGTGACATACAGGCAACTGAAACGCTCCAGCACAAGTTCTGTAGCTGCTCTCGTGTCGGCCCGGCCTGGACGGTCCTACAGCAGAGGCTAGCCGGCTACACAAATGGTTGGAGACGACTGTCGTTCGAGGACCTCGCGAGACCTGTTTTGCCAGGAATTGGAAGAGCTGCGCGAGTGTAA